A single window of Rhodococcus jostii RHA1 DNA harbors:
- a CDS encoding amino acid adenylation domain-containing protein: MSLSISLPSTLQTGEDTADVCLTAAQRELWSGHQLDPTRSAFTTAEYVEVAAPVDIDALAAAVRTVIEEAEILSVRFEAEPGADSADVVQVHDRRHAPELERLQLDRAAALEWMREDVRRPLDFDSAPLVRTALITTESGVLWYLRAPHALLDAYGYSLLTRRVAALYAARLAGTEPRPAKFPPLRTHVQAAREFDAAAPDSAPQSASHPVGFSDTVRRPVPDPRRYTIPIDPDVARSLREAATAQATTWAEAVYAAAATYLGAHTGAEEVTLRVPVLARNGIELASPVTATNIVPLRIPLDARSTFADVIGRVAAAWSETRPFQRVREAGRRATGGAVVNVKPFAGRIAFGPTFGAVHQLATGPVEDVVISVSGAGDELTLEWAGNPDVYTDDEIRHHAHRFAHYLRTISVAAEPVSVVDVCAPDELHLWRSAAGLDRTTGTAATLPDNIVSAFLAQARTHPDRVAVNDLSYRELSTRSAALARQLRSAGAGRGTVVAVSLPRGTDLIVAVLAILRSGATYLPIDPSSPAERARFILRDAQPSLGIGSADLLGDLPRVEEDSAQSASGELDNAVQADDIAYVIYTSGSTGVPKGVPIPHRNVMRLFDVSREWFTFTEDDCWPLLHSYAFDFSVWEIWGALLHGGRLVTVDEATLTSPADLAGLLVDEGVTVLNQTPSAFGHLVDALVRADSFDRLRLRYVVFGGEALDPAVLRAWFAATGPDEGAELVNMYGITETTVHVTATKVTAADVVDIGVPLGDLRTYVLGPGLRPVPPGVTGEIYVSGPGLSPGYLGRPDLTSGRFVADPFAPGGTRMYRTGDLARYDATGTLHYHGRIDDQIQLRGYRVELGEIGAAMTAVPDVQAAVATAHEQAGGDQRIVGYVVPRPGGEHDAVEEQVRAHLVRSLPGYMTPSALVMLDRLPLTHNGKVDKDALPAPRWLGQAGDTPRTDTEARILPLFTSVLGAEQVGVHDDFFALGGNSLLAAALVSAITAELAVPLRVATVFENPTVAAVAAQLEDAGERVSASRPSPRDLPEGTPVPLSPAQERLWFLDSAAGGGTYLLALAVDFGEGLEPDALSAALGDVVTRHQSLRTVFPLVDSVPHQVVLPAGDAKVRLERVDNVGNIEGHIAAMTTVGLGLTDQPPLRAVLYEPQHTLVLLLHHIIGDEWSQSRLLDDLAFAYNARRAGRAPEFTPLPLQYPDVAVWQRERIGAGDDATPLLTGQLDYWREQLAGLPLELGWRTDRPRPALPTNRGASVHRTLSPSLHAAVESLAAERRASFFMIVHAAVAVLLERLGAGEDIALGVPVAGRSHPDLDAMVGCFINTVVLRTDVSGDPTFDDLLDRVRAVDLDAVDYADVPFNRIVELVNPPRSSARHPLFQVMLSHWKQDGAAARFDGTTAAVRMLDATSAKFDLALRFQERPDSGGVDVTFEYSTELFDAATVESFADRLAVVIERLVANHEQRIARVDILTPQERGRVLGEWSHAEHSVPARTFDEYFSAQVAETPDAEALAVGASVRPAVSLTYRQLDERANRIAHLLISRGAGPGDVVALALDRSAELIISVLAVLKSGAAYLPVDPTYPADRIAHMLADGAPVAILTSSVGVPDRTPLGTDVPILDLDDPGLQSLLDTQPVTAPTDADRSRPLKLDDAAYLIYTSGSTGVPKGVVVPHRGIADLLSLQSDVIGMDHTTRALHFSSISFDLAFWQIMWGVLSGGTLVVATDADRIPGEPLARVINEHDVNFVGVPPSFAAAFPPEHPIPDGVDLMLGAEKLTPQLIERYAPGRRLFNAYGPTECTVNATLALVEPGHEGPVPIGVVDPGKHAYVLDHALRPVPPGVSGELYLAGDSVTRGYRNQSPKTAERFIADPFAVPGSRMYRTSDVVWWGRDGQIYFTGRADSQVKVRGFRIELNEIEAVLSGDPDVEHIVVVVREDRPGDQRLVAYATSVPGGRIDPDQLHRRAASRLPDYMIPAAFIAVDEFPTLPNGKLDQTSLPVPHLSLQVSERGPRTAREEVLCQLFAEALGIERVGIDDSFFDLGGHSLMAAGLMSAISKRLSVTATVASLFAAPTVAQLAGRLDDDHDADALAVLLPFRTEGSKPPVFCFHPAGGISWGYSGLLRHIDDDYPLYGVQASNLSTSERPPETLEDMAAEYIEHMRTVQPEGPYHLLGWSLGGVVAHAIAGALQNQGEELGMLVMLDSFPSDAWASMPTEQDALAALLYMVGYDPEPLLASDTEPHRGGGLDRQQVIDILRGEGSALAGINEHTPAAMIDNFANAVRLESEPSQIVVDSDMLFFTAARNPATAATYDLWRPYLTGTIVNHDLDCEHKDMTQPRWIGEVGSVVNEALASFGSRMNPINTEQGDR; this comes from the coding sequence ATGTCCCTTTCGATTTCGTTGCCGTCCACCCTGCAGACCGGGGAGGACACGGCCGATGTCTGTTTGACCGCCGCCCAGCGCGAGCTGTGGTCCGGGCACCAGCTCGACCCGACCCGGTCGGCCTTCACCACAGCCGAATACGTGGAGGTCGCCGCCCCCGTCGACATCGACGCTCTCGCGGCGGCGGTACGCACGGTGATCGAGGAGGCCGAGATTCTCTCGGTCCGCTTCGAGGCCGAACCCGGTGCCGATTCGGCCGACGTCGTCCAGGTGCACGATCGTCGCCACGCCCCCGAACTCGAACGTCTCCAACTCGACCGGGCCGCCGCCCTGGAGTGGATGCGTGAGGACGTGCGCCGACCGCTCGACTTCGACTCCGCTCCCCTCGTCCGCACGGCACTGATCACGACCGAATCCGGTGTGCTCTGGTACCTCCGCGCCCCGCACGCGTTGCTCGACGCCTACGGGTATTCGCTGCTCACCCGCCGCGTCGCGGCGCTGTACGCGGCCCGGCTCGCGGGCACCGAACCCCGGCCGGCCAAGTTCCCGCCGTTGCGGACGCACGTCCAGGCCGCACGGGAATTCGATGCCGCGGCCCCGGACAGCGCGCCGCAGTCGGCTTCGCATCCGGTCGGATTCAGCGACACGGTGCGCCGGCCCGTCCCCGACCCCCGTCGGTACACGATCCCGATCGACCCCGACGTCGCGAGGAGCCTGCGCGAGGCGGCCACCGCGCAGGCGACCACGTGGGCGGAAGCGGTGTACGCGGCCGCTGCCACATACCTGGGCGCCCACACGGGAGCCGAGGAGGTGACGCTCCGGGTTCCGGTGCTCGCCCGCAACGGGATCGAGCTGGCGTCGCCCGTGACGGCCACGAACATTGTGCCGCTCCGCATTCCGCTCGACGCACGGTCGACGTTCGCCGACGTGATCGGCAGGGTGGCCGCCGCATGGTCCGAGACACGTCCGTTCCAGCGCGTCCGGGAGGCAGGCAGACGCGCCACCGGCGGAGCGGTGGTGAACGTCAAACCGTTCGCCGGCAGAATCGCTTTCGGTCCCACCTTCGGCGCGGTGCATCAACTCGCGACCGGTCCGGTGGAGGACGTGGTCATCTCCGTCTCGGGCGCCGGCGACGAGCTCACGCTCGAATGGGCCGGAAATCCCGACGTCTACACGGACGACGAGATCCGGCACCACGCACACCGATTCGCGCACTACCTCCGAACCATCTCCGTGGCAGCAGAACCCGTCTCCGTGGTCGACGTCTGCGCTCCGGACGAACTGCACCTGTGGCGGTCCGCGGCCGGCCTCGACCGGACCACCGGCACGGCAGCGACCCTTCCGGACAACATCGTCTCCGCCTTCCTCGCCCAGGCGCGCACCCACCCGGACCGCGTCGCCGTGAACGATCTGTCCTACCGTGAACTCTCGACTCGCAGCGCCGCCCTGGCCCGGCAGCTGAGGTCGGCCGGCGCCGGCCGCGGCACGGTCGTGGCCGTCAGCCTCCCCCGCGGCACCGACCTGATCGTCGCCGTCCTCGCGATTCTCCGCAGCGGCGCCACGTACCTGCCGATCGATCCGTCGTCCCCGGCCGAACGCGCGCGGTTCATCCTGCGGGATGCGCAGCCGTCGCTGGGAATCGGATCCGCCGACCTGCTCGGCGACCTCCCGCGAGTCGAGGAGGACTCGGCACAGTCCGCGTCCGGCGAACTCGACAACGCCGTGCAGGCGGACGACATCGCGTACGTCATCTACACGTCCGGATCCACCGGTGTCCCCAAGGGCGTTCCGATTCCGCACCGTAACGTGATGCGGTTGTTCGACGTGTCCCGCGAATGGTTCACGTTCACCGAGGACGACTGCTGGCCCCTGCTGCACTCGTACGCGTTCGACTTCTCCGTCTGGGAGATCTGGGGTGCGCTGCTGCACGGCGGCCGCCTCGTCACGGTCGACGAGGCCACCCTGACGTCACCGGCCGACCTCGCCGGGCTCCTCGTCGACGAGGGTGTCACGGTGCTGAACCAGACGCCTTCCGCGTTCGGGCATCTCGTCGACGCTCTCGTCCGCGCGGACTCGTTCGACCGGCTGCGACTGCGGTACGTCGTGTTCGGCGGTGAGGCTCTCGATCCCGCCGTCCTGCGCGCCTGGTTCGCCGCGACCGGTCCGGATGAGGGGGCCGAACTGGTCAACATGTACGGGATCACCGAGACCACCGTGCACGTCACCGCCACGAAAGTCACCGCAGCCGACGTGGTGGACATCGGGGTTCCGCTCGGCGACCTCCGCACGTACGTCCTCGGGCCGGGGCTGCGTCCGGTGCCGCCCGGCGTGACCGGCGAGATCTACGTGTCCGGCCCCGGACTGTCCCCGGGCTACCTCGGGCGTCCCGACCTGACGTCGGGACGGTTCGTCGCCGACCCGTTCGCCCCCGGCGGCACGCGCATGTACCGCACCGGCGACCTCGCACGGTACGACGCGACCGGCACGCTCCACTACCACGGCCGGATCGACGACCAGATCCAATTGCGCGGTTACCGTGTCGAACTCGGCGAGATCGGTGCCGCGATGACCGCGGTGCCCGACGTGCAGGCGGCGGTGGCCACGGCGCACGAGCAGGCCGGCGGCGACCAGCGGATCGTCGGATACGTCGTTCCCCGTCCGGGCGGCGAGCACGACGCCGTCGAGGAGCAGGTGCGGGCGCACCTGGTCCGCTCCCTTCCCGGGTACATGACGCCGTCCGCACTGGTGATGCTCGACCGATTGCCGTTGACCCACAACGGCAAGGTCGACAAGGACGCGCTGCCCGCCCCCCGTTGGCTCGGACAGGCCGGCGACACACCGCGGACCGACACCGAAGCCCGGATCCTCCCGCTGTTCACCTCGGTGCTCGGCGCCGAGCAGGTCGGTGTCCACGACGACTTCTTCGCACTCGGCGGGAACTCCCTCCTCGCCGCCGCTCTCGTGTCCGCGATCACCGCGGAACTGGCCGTGCCACTGCGGGTTGCCACGGTCTTCGAGAATCCCACCGTGGCCGCCGTGGCCGCGCAACTGGAGGACGCCGGCGAGCGGGTATCGGCGAGCAGGCCGTCCCCGCGGGACCTCCCTGAGGGCACGCCGGTGCCGCTGTCACCCGCGCAGGAACGTCTGTGGTTCCTCGACAGCGCCGCCGGCGGCGGAACGTACCTGCTGGCACTTGCCGTCGACTTCGGGGAAGGCCTCGAACCCGACGCCCTGTCCGCGGCGCTCGGGGACGTCGTGACCCGGCATCAGTCGTTGCGGACGGTGTTCCCCCTCGTCGACTCGGTACCCCACCAGGTCGTGCTTCCCGCCGGAGATGCGAAGGTTCGGCTCGAACGTGTCGACAACGTCGGCAACATCGAGGGGCACATCGCGGCGATGACGACGGTGGGTCTCGGGCTCACCGACCAGCCGCCGCTGCGCGCGGTGCTGTACGAACCGCAGCACACGCTGGTCCTGTTGCTGCACCACATCATCGGCGACGAGTGGTCGCAGTCGAGACTGCTGGACGACCTCGCCTTCGCGTACAACGCCCGCCGCGCCGGACGGGCACCGGAGTTCACGCCGCTGCCGTTGCAGTACCCGGACGTCGCCGTGTGGCAACGCGAACGCATCGGCGCCGGCGACGACGCGACCCCGTTGCTGACCGGCCAACTCGACTACTGGCGTGAGCAACTCGCCGGTCTGCCGCTCGAACTGGGCTGGCGCACCGACCGACCCCGACCGGCCCTGCCCACCAACCGTGGCGCAAGCGTTCACCGCACGCTGTCGCCGTCGCTGCACGCGGCCGTCGAGTCGCTCGCCGCCGAGCGCCGCGCGAGCTTCTTCATGATCGTCCACGCCGCCGTGGCCGTGCTGCTCGAAAGGCTGGGCGCCGGCGAGGACATCGCCCTCGGCGTGCCCGTCGCCGGTCGCAGTCACCCCGACCTCGACGCCATGGTGGGCTGCTTCATCAACACGGTGGTCCTGCGGACCGACGTCTCGGGCGACCCGACGTTCGACGACCTGCTGGATCGGGTCAGGGCCGTCGACCTCGACGCCGTCGACTACGCCGACGTGCCCTTCAACCGTATCGTCGAACTCGTCAATCCCCCACGGTCGTCGGCCCGCCACCCGCTGTTCCAGGTGATGTTGTCGCACTGGAAGCAGGACGGCGCGGCGGCGCGATTCGACGGGACGACCGCCGCGGTGCGGATGCTCGACGCGACGTCCGCGAAATTCGATCTGGCGCTGCGCTTCCAGGAACGCCCGGACAGCGGCGGGGTCGACGTGACGTTCGAGTACTCCACCGAACTCTTCGATGCCGCGACCGTCGAATCCTTCGCGGACCGCCTCGCCGTGGTGATCGAGCGGCTCGTCGCGAACCACGAGCAGCGGATCGCCCGGGTCGACATCCTGACCCCGCAGGAGCGGGGCCGAGTGCTCGGCGAATGGTCCCATGCGGAGCACTCCGTTCCGGCCCGCACCTTCGACGAGTACTTCTCGGCGCAGGTGGCGGAGACACCCGACGCCGAGGCTCTCGCCGTCGGCGCGAGCGTGCGGCCCGCGGTCTCCCTCACGTACCGGCAGCTCGACGAGCGGGCGAACCGGATTGCCCACCTGCTGATCTCGCGTGGCGCGGGCCCCGGTGACGTGGTCGCGCTCGCACTCGACCGGTCCGCCGAGCTGATCATCAGCGTTCTCGCCGTGTTGAAAAGCGGTGCCGCGTACCTTCCCGTCGATCCCACGTACCCGGCCGACCGGATCGCGCACATGCTCGCCGACGGCGCACCGGTCGCGATCCTCACGTCTTCCGTCGGTGTGCCCGACCGCACCCCGCTGGGCACCGACGTGCCCATTCTCGACCTGGACGATCCGGGCCTGCAGTCCCTGCTCGACACCCAGCCGGTCACGGCCCCCACCGACGCGGACCGGAGCAGGCCGCTGAAACTCGACGACGCCGCGTATCTCATCTACACGTCCGGATCGACGGGGGTGCCGAAGGGGGTCGTCGTCCCCCACCGGGGCATCGCGGACCTGCTGTCGCTGCAGTCGGACGTGATCGGCATGGACCACACCACTCGGGCGCTCCACTTCTCGTCCATCAGCTTCGACCTCGCGTTCTGGCAGATCATGTGGGGTGTGCTCTCGGGCGGAACACTGGTGGTCGCGACGGACGCCGACCGCATCCCGGGTGAGCCGCTCGCCCGGGTCATCAACGAACACGACGTGAACTTCGTCGGCGTGCCACCGTCTTTCGCCGCCGCCTTCCCGCCGGAGCATCCCATTCCGGACGGCGTCGACCTGATGCTCGGCGCCGAGAAGCTCACACCCCAGCTGATCGAGCGGTACGCCCCCGGCCGCCGGCTGTTCAACGCGTACGGTCCCACCGAGTGCACGGTCAACGCCACGCTTGCCCTCGTGGAACCGGGGCACGAAGGTCCGGTCCCCATCGGCGTCGTCGATCCGGGCAAGCACGCCTACGTCCTGGACCACGCGCTGCGGCCGGTGCCTCCGGGTGTGTCCGGCGAGCTGTATCTCGCGGGCGACAGCGTCACCCGGGGATACCGCAACCAGAGTCCCAAGACGGCGGAACGTTTCATCGCCGACCCTTTCGCGGTGCCGGGCAGTCGCATGTACCGGACGTCGGATGTGGTGTGGTGGGGCCGGGACGGTCAGATCTATTTCACCGGCCGCGCCGACTCGCAGGTCAAGGTGCGCGGATTCCGCATCGAACTCAACGAGATCGAGGCGGTGCTGTCCGGTGACCCGGACGTCGAGCACATCGTCGTCGTGGTCCGTGAGGACCGCCCGGGCGATCAGCGACTGGTCGCGTACGCGACGTCGGTGCCGGGCGGCCGGATCGACCCCGACCAGTTGCACCGTCGTGCCGCCAGCAGGCTGCCGGACTACATGATTCCGGCCGCGTTCATCGCCGTCGACGAGTTCCCCACCCTCCCCAACGGCAAGCTCGACCAGACGTCGCTTCCCGTTCCGCACCTGTCACTGCAGGTGTCCGAGCGGGGGCCGCGCACCGCGCGCGAAGAGGTGCTGTGCCAGTTGTTCGCCGAGGCTCTCGGTATCGAGCGGGTCGGCATCGACGACAGCTTCTTCGACCTCGGTGGCCACTCGCTGATGGCGGCCGGATTGATGAGCGCGATCTCGAAGCGGCTGTCCGTGACCGCGACCGTGGCCTCGCTCTTCGCGGCGCCGACCGTGGCCCAGCTGGCAGGCCGTCTCGACGACGATCACGACGCCGACGCGCTGGCCGTCCTGCTGCCGTTCCGCACCGAGGGGTCCAAGCCACCGGTGTTCTGCTTCCACCCCGCAGGCGGAATCAGCTGGGGCTACTCGGGGTTGCTGCGGCACATCGACGACGACTACCCGCTGTACGGCGTGCAGGCCTCCAACCTGTCGACGTCCGAGCGGCCGCCGGAAACGCTCGAGGACATGGCGGCCGAGTACATCGAGCACATGCGGACCGTGCAGCCCGAGGGCCCCTACCACCTCCTCGGATGGTCGCTGGGCGGCGTCGTCGCGCACGCCATCGCCGGTGCGCTGCAGAACCAGGGTGAGGAACTCGGCATGCTCGTCATGCTCGACTCCTTCCCGTCGGACGCGTGGGCCTCGATGCCGACGGAACAGGACGCGCTCGCCGCGCTGCTCTACATGGTCGGCTACGACCCCGAGCCGCTGCTCGCCTCCGACACCGAGCCGCACCGCGGCGGCGGCCTGGACCGGCAGCAGGTGATCGACATCCTGCGCGGCGAAGGCAGTGCGCTCGCCGGGATCAACGAGCACACCCCGGCAGCGATGATCGACAACTTCGCGAACGCCGTGCGCCTCGAATCCGAACCCTCACAGATCGTCGTGGACTCCGACATGCTCTTCTTCACTGCGGCTAGGAATCCCGCGACCGCGGCGACGTACGACCTGTGGCGGCCCTACCTGACCGGCACCATCGTCAACCACGACCTCGACTGCGAGCACAAGGACATGACCCAGCCCCGTTGGATCGGCGAAGTCGGCTCCGTCGTGAACGAGGCCCTCGCCTCGTTCGGCTCGCGCATGAACCCCATCAACACAGAACAGGGAGATCGATGA
- a CDS encoding phosphopantetheine-binding protein produces MTVSSASSTVPTRDRIRADVADVLDVPVAEIDDSANLLDEGMDSVRVMALVERWRADGVQVDLVDLVGEPTLDAWFEVTAAR; encoded by the coding sequence ATGACAGTGAGTTCCGCTTCCAGCACAGTTCCGACCCGCGACCGAATCCGCGCCGACGTAGCCGACGTGCTCGACGTCCCGGTCGCCGAGATCGACGATTCCGCGAACCTGCTCGACGAGGGAATGGACTCCGTGCGCGTGATGGCGCTGGTCGAACGATGGCGGGCGGACGGTGTGCAGGTGGATCTCGTGGACCTCGTCGGCGAGCCGACACTCGACGCCTGGTTCGAGGTGACGGCAGCACGCTGA
- a CDS encoding iron-siderophore ABC transporter substrate-binding protein, with protein MKTSGRYWRRAGIVMIAATALFAGACSESNSDSTDAAGSVTGQADASAFPVSIPSALGTAEITEAPERVVTIGWGSEDAALSLGVVPVAVQNMKSDTGTDDGLLPWSRAKLEELDPNAEPTLLTASSKEMPYEQIAALDPDVILAVHSGVNQEQYDKLSAIAPTVAYPERRWATSWEDQITTVGKALGRSAQAETLVTQTQDTLAQAKSQHPEFAGKTVAFGSGTEPGSYNFYFDTDPRLKMLASLGFTVDPLAQQLRESSDQTKFAAPVSLELLPTYNPDVLLAWYLSPELQNEVQSNPLFAGMKAVRDNAYVGLTDPPLVFASSSPNVLSVPWLLDKLLPQLSQAANNAQAS; from the coding sequence ATGAAAACGTCCGGAAGATACTGGCGTAGAGCCGGAATCGTGATGATTGCGGCAACCGCGCTGTTCGCGGGTGCCTGCAGCGAGTCGAATTCCGACTCGACCGACGCGGCGGGATCCGTCACCGGACAGGCCGACGCGTCGGCCTTCCCCGTGTCGATTCCGTCGGCGCTCGGTACCGCCGAGATCACGGAGGCACCGGAACGCGTCGTCACGATCGGCTGGGGCAGCGAGGACGCGGCACTGTCGCTCGGCGTCGTGCCCGTCGCCGTGCAGAACATGAAGTCGGACACGGGAACCGACGACGGCCTGCTGCCGTGGTCGCGGGCGAAGCTCGAAGAGCTCGACCCGAACGCGGAACCCACGTTGCTGACGGCGTCGAGCAAGGAGATGCCGTACGAGCAGATCGCGGCACTCGACCCCGACGTCATCCTGGCTGTCCACTCGGGCGTGAACCAGGAGCAGTACGACAAGCTCTCGGCCATCGCCCCCACCGTGGCGTACCCGGAGCGTCGCTGGGCCACCAGCTGGGAAGACCAGATCACCACCGTCGGCAAGGCCCTCGGCCGGTCCGCACAGGCCGAGACACTGGTGACCCAGACGCAGGACACCCTCGCGCAGGCGAAGTCGCAGCACCCCGAGTTCGCCGGGAAGACGGTGGCATTCGGTAGCGGCACCGAGCCGGGATCGTACAACTTCTACTTCGACACCGATCCTCGCCTGAAGATGCTGGCCAGCCTCGGTTTCACGGTCGACCCGCTCGCCCAGCAGTTGCGCGAGAGCAGTGACCAGACCAAGTTCGCGGCTCCCGTCAGCCTGGAACTGCTGCCGACGTACAACCCGGACGTGCTGCTCGCGTGGTACCTGTCGCCCGAGCTGCAGAACGAGGTCCAGTCGAACCCGCTGTTCGCCGGGATGAAGGCCGTGCGTGACAACGCCTACGTGGGTCTGACCGATCCGCCGCTGGTGTTCGCGTCGAGCTCGCCGAACGTGCTCAGCGTGCCGTGGCTGCTGGACAAGCTGCTCCCGCAGCTGTCGCAGGCCGCGAACAACGCTCAGGCCAGCTAG
- a CDS encoding YhgE/Pip domain-containing protein has product MAHETSGTGRMSVLRTPRFWIAPLLLVSVVMSLLAALYMGGMLNPTKHLNHFPIALVNQDEGDTTPNSNPPQQQNFGDQIAAGLVEGVDPDKVELRQIGIAQAQSALDNGEIYGAIVIPSDFTKRTFILAQAGVIPGDVERPVITIYTNPRAGTISANLVQNIGEMALDKANQTMGQQLTTQVTQQLQATAPDLQLSGASRLVLDDPIDVRVVAHNPLPDGTGFGLAAFYYALLIVLAGFTGATIASTLIDGMLGFTPTEVGPLYLHNEAVPISRFNTLLIKWAVMVVLAMIVSGLYLWISSALGLPITDPLALWEYGAFAIAAVGITAMSVMAAFGNLGLLINLLVFVVLALPSSGGTIPLEAAPRLYTWLGEFEPMHQIYIGVRAIMFFGAAGDAGLIHAVWMTLAGLLIGLVFGAVITRFYDRKGLHRRHKAQTEPEPVDAAGA; this is encoded by the coding sequence ATGGCTCACGAAACCAGCGGTACAGGCAGGATGAGCGTGCTCCGGACACCCCGGTTCTGGATCGCTCCCCTGCTCCTCGTCTCCGTCGTCATGTCCCTGCTGGCCGCGCTGTACATGGGTGGAATGCTCAACCCCACCAAGCACCTCAACCACTTCCCCATCGCGCTCGTCAATCAGGACGAGGGCGACACCACACCCAATTCCAACCCGCCGCAGCAGCAGAATTTCGGCGACCAGATCGCCGCCGGGCTCGTCGAGGGTGTCGATCCGGACAAGGTCGAACTTCGGCAGATCGGGATCGCGCAGGCCCAGTCCGCGCTGGACAACGGGGAAATCTACGGCGCGATCGTCATACCGAGCGACTTCACGAAGCGCACGTTCATCCTCGCCCAGGCCGGCGTGATTCCCGGAGACGTCGAGCGTCCGGTGATCACGATCTACACGAACCCCCGCGCAGGCACGATCAGTGCGAACCTCGTCCAGAACATCGGTGAGATGGCGTTGGACAAGGCCAATCAGACGATGGGCCAGCAGCTCACCACCCAGGTGACGCAGCAACTCCAGGCGACAGCCCCCGACCTCCAGCTGTCGGGGGCCAGCCGGCTCGTGCTCGACGACCCCATCGACGTGCGGGTCGTGGCCCACAACCCGCTGCCCGACGGCACCGGTTTCGGCTTGGCGGCGTTCTACTACGCGCTCCTGATCGTCCTGGCCGGTTTCACCGGTGCGACCATCGCGAGCACCCTCATCGACGGCATGCTCGGATTCACTCCGACCGAGGTCGGGCCGCTGTACCTCCACAACGAGGCGGTCCCGATCTCACGGTTCAACACCCTGCTGATCAAGTGGGCGGTGATGGTTGTGCTGGCGATGATCGTGTCAGGTCTGTACCTCTGGATCAGCTCCGCCCTCGGCCTGCCGATCACCGACCCGCTCGCCCTGTGGGAGTACGGCGCCTTCGCGATCGCCGCGGTCGGGATCACGGCGATGTCCGTGATGGCCGCGTTCGGCAACCTGGGCCTGCTCATCAACCTGCTGGTGTTCGTCGTCCTGGCGCTGCCCTCGTCGGGCGGCACGATCCCGCTCGAGGCGGCGCCGCGCCTGTACACCTGGCTCGGTGAGTTCGAACCGATGCACCAGATCTACATCGGGGTGCGCGCGATCATGTTCTTCGGCGCAGCGGGCGACGCAGGGCTCATCCACGCGGTGTGGATGACCCTCGCCGGCCTTCTCATCGGCCTCGTCTTCGGCGCCGTCATCACCCGGTTCTACGACCGCAAGGGTTTGCATCGCCGCCACAAGGCGCAGACCGAACCCGAACCGGTGGACGCGGCCGGGGCGTGA
- the entS gene encoding enterobactin transporter EntS, producing the protein MAGLSRYAIDLTPLRTSREFRYIFIARTISIFGLGLLLVAVPLQVYDMTNSTLAVGAASIVVGSSVFIGTLFGGVIADRYDRRPVISLARAAAGLAFAILAVNAFLPTPQLWIIYLCGVIEGLAGGISATALMAVIPSLLPKDKMAAAGALMTVMADLGTVASPAIGGVIIAATSVGTNYVLAAVSSGITAYCIARLPSLPPPVKNTESPLRSIASGFTYAAKDSVVGGTLLVGFCAMMLTGWNVLLPAYASQVLHAGPAATGLLYSAPAVGALTGSLTSGWTGTARRGGLIVFLAAMIASAGLIGVGAVPMIAVTFLGLAAHGFGRVLGDILRYAVIQTETPEECRGRVAGVWGAQISTGSAAGALVAGAVGAAVGPREAFLLYGAGGIVVLAVLALTLKGLRTYSSAAAEEDDLSAAAQ; encoded by the coding sequence ATGGCCGGATTATCGCGATACGCAATCGACTTGACGCCTCTACGGACGAGTCGCGAGTTCCGATACATCTTCATTGCCCGCACGATCTCCATCTTCGGTCTGGGTCTGCTGCTGGTGGCAGTGCCGCTGCAGGTGTACGACATGACGAATTCCACACTGGCAGTGGGCGCGGCGAGCATCGTCGTGGGCTCCTCGGTGTTCATCGGCACCCTGTTCGGCGGCGTGATCGCCGACCGGTACGACCGCAGGCCGGTCATCTCCCTCGCCCGTGCCGCAGCGGGTCTGGCCTTCGCTATCCTCGCGGTCAACGCGTTCCTGCCCACACCCCAGTTGTGGATCATCTACCTCTGTGGCGTGATCGAGGGCCTCGCCGGCGGCATCTCCGCGACCGCGCTGATGGCGGTGATCCCGTCGCTGCTCCCCAAGGACAAGATGGCCGCCGCCGGTGCCCTGATGACCGTGATGGCCGACCTCGGCACGGTCGCGTCGCCTGCCATCGGCGGTGTGATCATCGCGGCGACATCCGTGGGCACCAACTACGTTCTGGCCGCGGTGTCCTCGGGAATCACCGCGTACTGCATCGCCCGGCTGCCCTCGCTGCCGCCGCCGGTCAAGAACACCGAGAGTCCGCTGCGGTCGATCGCCAGCGGCTTCACCTATGCCGCCAAGGACTCCGTCGTCGGCGGGACGCTGCTGGTCGGGTTCTGCGCCATGATGCTGACCGGCTGGAACGTGCTGCTGCCCGCCTACGCGAGCCAGGTCCTCCATGCCGGACCGGCGGCGACCGGACTGCTCTACAGCGCCCCCGCCGTCGGCGCCCTCACCGGATCACTCACGAGCGGCTGGACGGGAACTGCTCGTCGCGGTGGCCTGATCGTGTTCCTCGCGGCCATGATCGCGTCGGCCGGGCTGATCGGCGTCGGCGCCGTCCCGATGATCGCGGTCACGTTCCTCGGGCTCGCCGCACACGGATTCGGCCGCGTCCTCGGTGACATCCTCCGGTACGCCGTCATCCAGACCGAGACGCCCGAGGAATGCCGCGGACGCGTCGCCGGTGTGTGGGGCGCCCAGATCTCCACGGGCTCGGCTGCCGGAGCGCTCGTCGCCGGCGCCGTCGGAGCCGCGGTGGGTCCGCGTGAGGCGTTCCTCCTCTACGGGGCGGGCGGCATCGTGGTGCTTGCGGTTCTCGCGCTGACCTTGAAGGGGTTGCGCACCTACAGCAGTGCCGCTGCCGAGGAGGACGACCTCTCGGCAGCGGCACAGTGA